CGAGCGCTATCCGCGCCACCGGCTGTTCCTCTCGACCACGACGATGACGGGGCAGCAGGTGGCGCGCAACAACCTGCAGTACGTCGACGAGGTGTTCTATTTCCCGTTCGACCTCGGCTTCGTCGTGAACCGGACGCTGCGGCTGGTGAAGCCGAAGATGTTCATCATGATGGAGACGGAGATCTGGCCCAACCTGCTGCGCGCCTGCCACCGCGCCGGGATCAAGACGGTGCTCGTCAACGGCCGGATTTCGTCGCGGTCGTATCCGCGCTACCGTCTCGCCCGCCCGTTCTTCACGCGCGTGCTCGCGCAGGTGGATCGCTTCTGCATGCAGAGCGAGGAATCGGCGCGGCGGATCATCGAGATGGGCGCCGAGCCGGATCGCGTCGTCGTCACCGGGAGCCTGAAATTCGATTCGCTCGAGCTGCCGGGGGCGGCCTCGGCGACGCCCGCCGATCGCGGCCGCAATCGGGTGCTGCGCTACTTCCGCATCAGCCCCGATCGTCCCGTGATCATCGCGGCGAGCACCTTGAAGGGTGAAGAGATCCCGGTGTTCGAGGCGTTCCAGCGGATCCGCGCCCGCGTCCCCGACGTGCTGCTCATCATCGCGCCGCGCAAGCCCGAGCGCTTCGACGAGGTCGAGCAGCTCGCGCGCCGCGGGGGATGGAACGTCGCCCGCCGCAGCGAGCTGCCGGTCGACGCGGAGCCGCGGCAGGACATCGTCGTCCTCGATACGATCGGCGAGCTGGCGCAGCTCTACCAGGTCGCCACCGCGGTGTTCGTCGGCGACAGCCTGGTCGATCAGGGCGGCCACAACATCCTCGAGCCGGCGGTGTTCGGCAAGCCGATCGTGTTCGGCCCGTACATGCAGAATTTCGCCGAGATCGCGCGCGCGTTCATCGACAACGACGCCGCCGTCCAGGTCCGGACGGCGCGCGAGCTGGAACACGCGCTGATGGCGCTGCTGGCGGATCCGGTACGTCGGGCGCGGCTCGGCGCGGCGGCGCGCGCGCTGGTCGAGGCCAACCGCGGCGCCCGCGGCAAGACGATGACGGCGATTGCCCGCGTGCTGCCGCCGCAGGATCCCGGCAACGTCCGTCCGTTCCGGGTGGTCCACTGATCGCCAGCCTCTACGCCGCGGCCGCGCGTCGCCGCCGCCGCCATTTCGCCACGCACCCCGACCTGCGCCGCCGGCTCTCGCGTCCGGTGCTCAGCATCGGCAACATCGCCGCAGGCGGCCGGGCGAAGACGCCGCTCGCCGCATACGTCGCCGCGCGGCTGCGCGATCTCGGCGAGCGGCCCGCAATCCTGAGCCGCGGCTACGGGCGGCGCGACGCCGCGGATGGCGTCGTCGTCGTGCGCGATCCGAACGGCATCCGCGCGGATCTCGATCGCGCCGGAGACGAGCCGCTGATGCTGGCGCGCCAACTGGAAGGGGTCAGCGTGCTGGTCTGCCCGGATCGCTACCTCGCCGGCCGCCTGGCCGAGCACCATCTCGACACGACCGTGCACGTGCTGGATGACGGGTTCCAGCACTTTCCCCTGCATCGCGACGCCGACATCGTGGTGGTCGGCGAGGCGGATCTCCCGTCAGAAGCCTCGCAGCCCAGGACCCTGCCGTCCGGCCGCCTGCGCGAGCCCGTGGACGCGCTCGCCGCCGCTGACGCGCTGATCTGCCTGGAGTGCCGCGAGCGGATGGCGGATGGCGGACGGCCGACGTGGCACGCTCGCCGCCGCCAGCAGGGGGCGCCGATCGCCCATCCCGTCGTCGCGGTCGCCGGCATCGCCGAACCGTCGGGTTTCTTCCGCGATCTGCGGGCGGCGGGCTGGACCATCGCGCGCGAGATGCGCTATCGCGATCATCACAGGTACTCCGCGGCCGATCTCGAGGACATCGCCGCCGCCGCGCGGGCGGCGGGGGCGCCGGCGATTGTCACGACGGAGAAGGACTTCGTCCGCCTGCTCCCGTTCCGGCCGTTCGCCGTCCCGGTGAGCTACGTGCCGCTGACGCTGGAGCTGGACGATGCCGCCGGCTTCGATGCGTGGCTGAGGACGCGTCTGTCGGCGGCGCGTTCGACGCCGTGAGTCTGCAGCACCGGCTGGAGTACGCCGTGGTGACGGCGTGTCGCGGCGCGCTGCGCGTGCTGCCGATGGGGGCCGCGATCGCCGTCGGCACGCTGCTCGGCCGCGCCTTTCACGCCTTCGACGCGCCGCACCGCCGCCTTGCGCTGAAGAATCTCGAAGCCGCCTTTCCGGCGCGATCGGCCGGCGAGCGCGCGGCGATCGCGCGCGAGATGTTCGCGCATTTCGGCCGGCTGCTGACCGTGCTGCTGAAGTTCAGCACGATGACGCCGCAACAGATGCTGGCGCGGGTCGAGTTCGAAGGGGACGAGCGGGTCCGTGCGGCGCACGCTCTCGGGCGCGGCGTGCTGCTGTTCACCGGGCACTTCGGCTACTGGGAGATCAACGCGCTGGTCCACGCGCTGGCGCTGCAGCCGATGTCGGTGCTGGCGCGGCCGCTGGACAACCCGCGCCTTCACGCGCTGCTCGAAGAGGTCCGCGGACGCACCGGCAACTCGGTGATCTACCGGCGCGGCGCGGTGCGCCGGGTGCTGCGCGCGCTGGCGGCGAATCAGGCGGTGGCGGTGCTGATCGATCAGCACATCCAGACGGCCGACGCGGTCTACGTCGACTTCTTCAATCGTCCGGCGGCGACGACGTCGGCGCTGGCGGCCCTGGCGCTGCGCACCGGCGCGCCGGTCATTCCGGTCTTTGCGCTGCCGCTGCCGGGCGGCCGGTTCCGCATGGTCTACGAGCATGCCGTCGATCCGCCGCGCCCCGATCACCCCGACGCGCTGCGCGACTTCACCCAGCGCTGCACCGACGTGCTCGAGATGTACGTGCGCCGCTATCCCGGCCTCTGGCTGTGGATGCACCGGCGGTGGCGCGACGTCGAGCCGCCGGCCGACGCGGCGCGCG
This DNA window, taken from Vicinamibacterales bacterium, encodes the following:
- a CDS encoding 3-deoxy-D-manno-octulosonic acid transferase; this encodes MYALYSVLIVAFFLVMSPYLAWQALRYRKYIGSLRQRLGYLPISFNLDGEQSIWIHAVSVGEVLTARALLPQLRERYPRHRLFLSTTTMTGQQVARNNLQYVDEVFYFPFDLGFVVNRTLRLVKPKMFIMMETEIWPNLLRACHRAGIKTVLVNGRISSRSYPRYRLARPFFTRVLAQVDRFCMQSEESARRIIEMGAEPDRVVVTGSLKFDSLELPGAASATPADRGRNRVLRYFRISPDRPVIIAASTLKGEEIPVFEAFQRIRARVPDVLLIIAPRKPERFDEVEQLARRGGWNVARRSELPVDAEPRQDIVVLDTIGELAQLYQVATAVFVGDSLVDQGGHNILEPAVFGKPIVFGPYMQNFAEIARAFIDNDAAVQVRTARELEHALMALLADPVRRARLGAAARALVEANRGARGKTMTAIARVLPPQDPGNVRPFRVVH
- the lpxK gene encoding tetraacyldisaccharide 4'-kinase, which encodes MASLYAAAARRRRRHFATHPDLRRRLSRPVLSIGNIAAGGRAKTPLAAYVAARLRDLGERPAILSRGYGRRDAADGVVVVRDPNGIRADLDRAGDEPLMLARQLEGVSVLVCPDRYLAGRLAEHHLDTTVHVLDDGFQHFPLHRDADIVVVGEADLPSEASQPRTLPSGRLREPVDALAAADALICLECRERMADGGRPTWHARRRQQGAPIAHPVVAVAGIAEPSGFFRDLRAAGWTIAREMRYRDHHRYSAADLEDIAAAARAAGAPAIVTTEKDFVRLLPFRPFAVPVSYVPLTLELDDAAGFDAWLRTRLSAARSTP
- a CDS encoding lysophospholipid acyltransferase family protein, whose product is MAEDASVGGAFDAVSLQHRLEYAVVTACRGALRVLPMGAAIAVGTLLGRAFHAFDAPHRRLALKNLEAAFPARSAGERAAIAREMFAHFGRLLTVLLKFSTMTPQQMLARVEFEGDERVRAAHALGRGVLLFTGHFGYWEINALVHALALQPMSVLARPLDNPRLHALLEEVRGRTGNSVIYRRGAVRRVLRALAANQAVAVLIDQHIQTADAVYVDFFNRPAATTSALAALALRTGAPVIPVFALPLPGGRFRMVYEHAVDPPRPDHPDALRDFTQRCTDVLEMYVRRYPGLWLWMHRRWRDVEPPADAARGMFPSAATEEE